The genome window GGCAAGGTCGGCGGCGTGGGCGGCGATCTTGTAGGTGATGATGCCGTCCTTGACGTCCTTCTTGTTGGGCAGGCCCAGGTGTTCCTTGGGCGTGACGTAACAGAGCATGGCCGTGCCGTACCAGCCGATCTGCGCCGCGCCTATGCCCGAGGTGATGTGGTCGTAGCCGGGGGCGATGTCGGTGGTCAGGGGGCCGAGCGTGTAGAAGGGCGCTTCATGGCAGTGCTCGAGCTGCAGGTCCATGTTTTCCTTGATCATGTGCATGGGCACGTGGCCGGGGCCTTCGATCATGACCTGCACGTCGTGCTTCCAGGCGACCTGGGTCAGTTCGCCCAGGGTACGCAGCTCGGACAACTGCGCCTCGTCGTTGGCGTCGTAGATCGAGCCGGGACGCAGGCCGTCACCCAGCGAGAAGCTGACGTCGTAGGCCTTCATGATTTCGCAGATTTCCTCGAAGCGCTCGTACAGGAAACTGTCCTTGTGGTGGGCCAGGCACCACTTGGCCATGATGGAGCCGCCGCGCGAGACGATGCCCGTCATGCGCTTGGCGGTCATGGGCACGAAGGGCAGGCGCACGCCGGCGTGGATGGTGAAGTAGTCCACGCCTTGTTCGGCCTGTTCGATCAGCGTGTCGCGGAAGATTTCCCAGGTCAGTTCCTCGGCCTTGCCGTCGACTTTTTCCAGCGCCTGGTAGATGGGTACGGTGCCGATGGGCACGGGCGAGTTGCGGATGATCCACTCGCGCGTTTCGTGGATGTGCTTGCCGGTGGACAGGTCCATGACCGTGTCGCCGCCCCAGCGGATGGACCAGGTCATTTTTTCCACTTCCTCGGCGATGGAGGAAGAGACGGCCGAGTTGCCGATGTTGGCGTTGATCTTGACCAGGAAATTGCGGCCGATGGCCATCGGTTCGATTTCCGGGTGGTTGATGTTGGCCGGGATGATGGCGCGGCCGCGGGCGATTTCGTCGCGCACGAACTCGGGCGTGATACGGGCCGGAATGGACGCGCCGAAGGATTGCCCCGGGTGCTGGCGGCCCAGCAGTTCGGCCAGGCGCTGGCCCTGCGGGCCGCTGGTGCGCAGCGATTCGATGTACTGCTCGCGGCGCAGGTTCTCGCGGATGGCCACGTATTCCATCTCGGGCGTGACGATGCCACGGCGCGCGTAGTGCATCTGCGTCACGTTGGCGCCGGCCCTGGCGCGGCGCGGGGCGCGGTGCAGGTTGAAGCGCAGCTCGGCCAGCTTGGCGTCGGCCAGGCGTTCGCGGCCGTAGGCGCTGCTGGGGCCGTCGAGCTGTTCCGTGTCGCCGCGTTCGGCGATCCAGTTCTCGCGCAGCGGTGCCAGGCCCGAGCGGATGTCGATCTGGACGTCCGGATCGGTGTAGGGGCCACTGGTGTCGTAGACGGTGATGGGCGGGTTCTGTTCGCCGCCGAACATGGTGGGCGTGTCGGCCTGTTCGATCTGGCGGAAGGGCACGCGGATGTCGGGGCGCGAGCCTTGCTCGTAGATCTTGCGCGACCGGGGCAGCGGCTGGATGGCGGCCTGGTCGACCTGGGCCGTGGCGGCGATGAACTTGGGATTGGCGTTCATGGGAGCTCCAAGAAAAGGTTTCCGGAGCCGAACGAAGGAAGGAATTTTCCGGGTGACCCCCGGTGATGTCCGTGAGCGGACAGGGGGAACGGCTGTGGGGCCGCATGCCGGGAACGCGAGGTTCCGCCGGAAAACGCTCCCTGCATCGGCATTATCCGTACAGGTGCTGAGGGTGTCATCTCAACCCACGCCGAACCGGCGATGAGTACCCCTGCGTCACGGGCGTAAGTATAGGCTGGCGGCGGCCAATGTCCAACGCGCATCGCTTGCGCGTTGCAGCATGAGGCGCGTCAGGATCGCAGGCCCGGCCTGGCCGATTCGGCCAGCAAGCGTTCCTGCACGCGCTGGGCGGTTTCCATGACGTGCTTGCGCATGAGGCGCGCGGCTTCGTCGGCTTGCAGGGACACCGCCGCCTGGAACAGTTTTTCGTGTTCGTTCTCGCGGCCCTTGCGGTACTCGGCTGTGATGCGGGAGTAGCGGCGGTAGTAGGTGGAGGCCTCGAACATCTGGTTGCAGTAGTCGATCATCCAGCGCGACCGGCAGCCGGCGATGAGCGCGGTGTGGAAATCCCGATGCGCGGCTTCCCATTCGGGATTCTCGCGGGGGCCGGCCGCGCCTTCCAGGTAGCGGTCCAGCCGCGTCAGGCGGTGATACGCCTGGACCAGTCCCTGCACCCAGGTCTGGTCCGCGTAGTCGATGGAGGCCCGCAGCGCGATGTCGTTGAGCCAGGCCCGGGTGCGCGAGAGCTCTTCCAGATGCGCGCCGCCGAAGTTGGGTACCGCGAAGCCGCGCCGGTCGTGCTGGACCACCAGGCCTTCGCGTGACAGGCGCGTCAGCGCTTCCCGCAGCGGAGCGAGGCCGACCTCGTAGCGCTGGCTCAACTGGCGGGTGCCCAGCTTCTGGCCGGGAGCGTAGTGGGCATCGACGATGTCGCGCCGCAGACGCTCGTAGGTCTGGGAGGCCAGGGTGGCGGGCACGGCGCGGCCGGCGGGAAGGGAGTCGTTGGATTCCAGCATGATGGTCGGATTTTATCGATAAATCATACACAGGCCGGGACGCGTGCTGGGGCGAAGCATGTACGGGTTTCTCCGTGGTTTTGCTTTTCTTCGGTGATCGATAAAAATAAAAAAGAAATATTTTTTATCGATAAAAAGGAGAGGCTATGAAAACGATCCGATGGTGGGGGCTGGCGGTGATGGTGGCGCTGGGCCCGCTCGCGCACGGGCAGGCGCCCTATCCGTCGCATCCGATCCGGCTGGTCGTCCCGTTCGGGGCGGGCGGGACGCCCGACACCGTGGCCCGCCAACTGGCCGCCGAGATGGACAGGCGGCTGAAGACCCGCGTGGTGGTGGACAACAAGCCCGGCGCCAACGGCGTCATCGGGGCGGCCGACGTGGCCAAGGCCGCGCCCGACGGCTATACCCTGCTGCACGTGACGACCTCGTTCGTCATCAATCCCCATGTCTACAAGAAGCTGCCCTACGACATCGGCAAGGATTTCGTGCCGGTGGCGAACGTGGCGACGGGCACGGGCTACCTGCTGATGGTCAATCCCGCGCTGCCGGTGCGCACGGTGGCGGAGCTGGTGGCCTATGGCCGCAAGGCCGCCAAGCCGATCACGTATTCGTCGCCGGGCATAGGGAACACCCTGCACCTGGCGGGCGAGCTGTTCGCCGCGCGGGCCGGCATGAGCATGCTGCACGTGCCGTACAAGAGCGCATCGCAGGCGCTGAACGCGGTGGCCGCGGGCGACGTGGACCTCATGTTCATTCCGCCGACGATCGCGCTGCCCTATGTCCAGTCGGGCAAGGTGCGCCCGCTGGGCTTCACCGGCGAGCGGCGCACGCCCGAGTATCCGGATGCACCGACCATGGCGCAGGCGGGCATCGCAGACTTCGTGCTGCCGGCTTCCTGGCAGGGCCTGTTCGCGCCGGCCGGCACGCCGCAGGCGGCGATCGACACGATAGCCGCCACGGTACGCGACATCGTCGCCCAGCCGGCGTTTGCCAAGATGCTGCGGGACGGCGGCTATGAACCCGACCCGCGCACCGGCCAGGCATTCGCCGAACTGGTGCGCGCCGATTCCGTCCGCTATGCGGAAGCCGTCAAGCGCGCCGGCATCGAAGCCCAATGATCCGATGACCATGACCGAACGAGGAGCCAACATGGATGTATTGAACCTGCACGCCGGCGCGACCGAGATCCACCCGCCCGCCGGCTTCCTGCTGCCCGGCGGCAAGCGCATCGGCGTGGTGTTCCGCATGGCCTACGAGTGGTGGTCGGACGGGGCGTGGCCCGGCATCGGTCCCATGGGCAATCCGCTCAAGGGCGGCATTCCCGACCTGAACGCGGTCGGCTGGGCCGAGTACGGCCATCGGCGCGGCGTGCACCGCGTGCTCGAGGCGCTGGCCCGCAACGGCGTCAGCGCCTCGATCCTGGTGAGCGGCATCATGGCCGAACGCTATCCGGAAGAGGTCAAGGGCATCGCCCAGGCCGGCCACGACATCGTCGCGCATTCGTACGCGATGGACGTGATCCCCGCTTATCTGGACGAGGCGCAGGAGCGCGACAACATCCGCCGCACGACCGATCTGATCGCGGCGGCGACGGGCCGGATGCCGCCGGGATGGATCAGCCCGCGCGGCACGCCCAGCCATCGCACGGCGCGCCTGTTGGCCCAGGCCGGCTATCTCTGGCATGGCGACACGCTGAACGACGACATGCCCTATCTGGTCGACTTCGGCGACCACGCGATCGTGGCCGTGCCCGGCACCATGGAGGTGAACGACCTGCCGCTGGTGATGCGTCACGGCCAGCCGCCCAGCGCCATGGTGGACATCTTCGAGGACTGGCTCGACTACGTTCGCAAGTGGGAGCGCACCCCGCAGAAGATCGATCCCACGGTGCATGCCCACGTATGCGGACGCCCGGCGGGAATGGCGGCGTTTCAGCGGCTGCTGGAGATCGCCACGGCGGCGGACGACGTCTGGATAGGCACGCGCGCCGAGCTTGCGCGGCATCTGATGCAGTCCATCGGCCGGCCGGTGCCGGCCCATCAACAGGCCTAGGCGGGGAGAC of Pigmentiphaga sp. H8 contains these proteins:
- a CDS encoding tripartite tricarboxylate transporter substrate binding protein translates to MKTIRWWGLAVMVALGPLAHGQAPYPSHPIRLVVPFGAGGTPDTVARQLAAEMDRRLKTRVVVDNKPGANGVIGAADVAKAAPDGYTLLHVTTSFVINPHVYKKLPYDIGKDFVPVANVATGTGYLLMVNPALPVRTVAELVAYGRKAAKPITYSSPGIGNTLHLAGELFAARAGMSMLHVPYKSASQALNAVAAGDVDLMFIPPTIALPYVQSGKVRPLGFTGERRTPEYPDAPTMAQAGIADFVLPASWQGLFAPAGTPQAAIDTIAATVRDIVAQPAFAKMLRDGGYEPDPRTGQAFAELVRADSVRYAEAVKRAGIEAQ
- a CDS encoding GntR family transcriptional regulator — its product is MLESNDSLPAGRAVPATLASQTYERLRRDIVDAHYAPGQKLGTRQLSQRYEVGLAPLREALTRLSREGLVVQHDRRGFAVPNFGGAHLEELSRTRAWLNDIALRASIDYADQTWVQGLVQAYHRLTRLDRYLEGAAGPRENPEWEAAHRDFHTALIAGCRSRWMIDYCNQMFEASTYYRRYSRITAEYRKGRENEHEKLFQAAVSLQADEAARLMRKHVMETAQRVQERLLAESARPGLRS
- the thiC gene encoding phosphomethylpyrimidine synthase ThiC; the encoded protein is MNANPKFIAATAQVDQAAIQPLPRSRKIYEQGSRPDIRVPFRQIEQADTPTMFGGEQNPPITVYDTSGPYTDPDVQIDIRSGLAPLRENWIAERGDTEQLDGPSSAYGRERLADAKLAELRFNLHRAPRRARAGANVTQMHYARRGIVTPEMEYVAIRENLRREQYIESLRTSGPQGQRLAELLGRQHPGQSFGASIPARITPEFVRDEIARGRAIIPANINHPEIEPMAIGRNFLVKINANIGNSAVSSSIAEEVEKMTWSIRWGGDTVMDLSTGKHIHETREWIIRNSPVPIGTVPIYQALEKVDGKAEELTWEIFRDTLIEQAEQGVDYFTIHAGVRLPFVPMTAKRMTGIVSRGGSIMAKWCLAHHKDSFLYERFEEICEIMKAYDVSFSLGDGLRPGSIYDANDEAQLSELRTLGELTQVAWKHDVQVMIEGPGHVPMHMIKENMDLQLEHCHEAPFYTLGPLTTDIAPGYDHITSGIGAAQIGWYGTAMLCYVTPKEHLGLPNKKDVKDGIITYKIAAHAADLAKGHPGAQIRDNALSKARFEFRWDDQFNLGLDPDTAKEFHDETLPKDSMKVAHFCSMCGPHFCSMKITQDVREYAEQQGVSEVEALDKGMQEKAVEFVKKGAEIYHRS
- a CDS encoding polysaccharide deacetylase family protein, which gives rise to MDVLNLHAGATEIHPPAGFLLPGGKRIGVVFRMAYEWWSDGAWPGIGPMGNPLKGGIPDLNAVGWAEYGHRRGVHRVLEALARNGVSASILVSGIMAERYPEEVKGIAQAGHDIVAHSYAMDVIPAYLDEAQERDNIRRTTDLIAAATGRMPPGWISPRGTPSHRTARLLAQAGYLWHGDTLNDDMPYLVDFGDHAIVAVPGTMEVNDLPLVMRHGQPPSAMVDIFEDWLDYVRKWERTPQKIDPTVHAHVCGRPAGMAAFQRLLEIATAADDVWIGTRAELARHLMQSIGRPVPAHQQA